In one window of Ruminococcus albus AD2013 DNA:
- a CDS encoding SPFH domain-containing protein, with protein sequence MSPLLIVLILIAFIVLVIISNIKIVPQAYVYVVERFGTFHAAWGTGLHVKVPFIDRVAKKVSIKEQVVDFKPQSVITKDNVTMQIDTVVFFQITNAMQFTYGVERPISAIENLTATTLRNIVGDLDLEATLTSRDIINTRITAILDEATDRWGIKVQRVELKNIIPPREIQDAMEKQMKADRERREKVIQAEAEKKSQILVAEGEKESKILRAQADKESQILAAEAEKQSMILRADAVKEQKILEAEGEAQAIDMVQRALADSIVKLNAANPNEAVIQLKSLEAFSKAADGKATKIIIPSEIQSLAGLATGLKEIVKDTQ encoded by the coding sequence ATGAGTCCATTATTAATTGTACTGATACTTATCGCATTTATCGTGTTGGTGATAATCTCCAACATCAAGATAGTACCCCAGGCATATGTTTATGTCGTTGAAAGATTCGGTACATTCCACGCAGCATGGGGCACAGGTCTCCATGTTAAGGTTCCTTTTATCGATAGAGTTGCCAAGAAAGTATCCATCAAGGAACAGGTAGTTGACTTCAAACCCCAGTCCGTTATCACCAAGGATAACGTTACCATGCAGATAGATACCGTTGTTTTCTTCCAGATAACCAACGCTATGCAGTTCACATACGGTGTTGAAAGACCTATCTCCGCTATCGAGAACCTCACAGCTACCACACTGAGAAATATCGTCGGCGACCTCGACCTCGAAGCAACTCTTACTTCGAGAGATATCATCAACACTCGTATCACTGCTATCCTCGATGAAGCTACCGACAGATGGGGCATCAAGGTGCAGCGTGTTGAGCTGAAAAACATCATCCCTCCCAGAGAGATCCAGGATGCCATGGAAAAGCAGATGAAGGCTGACCGTGAAAGACGTGAAAAAGTCATTCAGGCTGAGGCTGAAAAGAAGTCCCAGATACTTGTTGCAGAAGGTGAGAAGGAGTCCAAGATACTCCGTGCACAGGCTGACAAGGAATCCCAGATCCTTGCCGCTGAGGCTGAAAAGCAGTCAATGATACTCCGTGCAGACGCAGTCAAGGAGCAGAAGATACTCGAAGCAGAAGGTGAAGCGCAGGCTATCGATATGGTACAGCGCGCACTGGCTGATAGTATCGTAAAGCTGAATGCTGCTAATCCTAATGAAGCAGTTATCCAGCTCAAGAGCCTTGAAGCATTCAGCAAGGCAGCTGACGGCAAGGCAACCAAGATCATTATCCCCAGTGAGATACAGAGTCTTGCAGGTCTTGCAACAGGTCTCAAGGAGATCGTTAAGGATA
- a CDS encoding NfeD family protein — translation MATTYIIIWAVAFVFFVIIEIANGAGLLSIWFALGALAAMFCAIAKLSFVTQFAVFVIASIIFLIATRPLAKKVKMTAVPTNFELDVGKTAQVIESIDNSLNKGRVRLDGTDWSAVSADGSKIEKGATVSVVEVSGAKLIVTNKN, via the coding sequence ATGGCTACCACTTACATCATCATCTGGGCAGTAGCATTCGTTTTCTTTGTGATCATCGAGATCGCAAACGGTGCAGGATTGCTGAGCATCTGGTTCGCACTGGGCGCTCTTGCGGCTATGTTCTGTGCTATAGCGAAGCTATCGTTCGTGACTCAGTTTGCAGTGTTCGTGATCGCTTCGATAATCTTCCTGATAGCGACAAGACCACTTGCAAAAAAAGTCAAGATGACTGCTGTTCCCACGAATTTTGAACTTGATGTCGGTAAGACAGCACAGGTCATCGAGAGCATCGACAACAGTCTGAATAAAGGCAGAGTCAGATTGGACGGCACTGACTGGTCGGCTGTTTCCGCAGACGGGAGCAAAATAGAGAAAGGCGCTACCGTAAGCGTAGTCGAAGTCTCGGGCGCAAAACTAATTGTAACAAATAAGAATTAA
- a CDS encoding flavin reductase → MSILTEKYGFKEVDPSELHTMGFDPYKMIDKDWFLVTAGTGNSWNTMTASWGFAGIMWGKQTFTTVIRPQRYTKEFLDKENTFTISFFDESERKALAFCGSHSGRDCDKSAETGLVPVETDGSVTFEQAKLVFVCEKAYVQQMNAESFINKDLIEANYAAGDYHVQYIGIIRKVYVK, encoded by the coding sequence ATGAGCATACTTACTGAGAAATATGGTTTTAAAGAGGTTGACCCCTCTGAACTCCACACAATGGGTTTTGATCCATATAAGATGATAGACAAGGACTGGTTCCTTGTTACCGCAGGAACCGGGAACAGCTGGAACACTATGACAGCTTCATGGGGATTTGCAGGCATCATGTGGGGAAAGCAGACTTTCACCACAGTTATCAGACCCCAGAGATACACTAAAGAATTTCTTGACAAGGAAAATACCTTTACAATAAGCTTCTTTGATGAATCTGAGAGAAAAGCGCTGGCTTTCTGCGGCTCTCACAGCGGAAGAGACTGCGATAAATCCGCTGAAACAGGGCTTGTTCCCGTTGAAACTGATGGTTCTGTTACTTTTGAACAGGCAAAGCTCGTATTCGTCTGTGAAAAAGCATACGTCCAGCAGATGAATGCCGAAAGTTTCATCAACAAAGACCTTATCGAGGCGAACTACGCCGCAGGGGATTACCATGTGCAGTATATCGGCATAATCAGGAAAGTATATGTAAAGTAA
- a CDS encoding argininosuccinate synthase — protein MAKEIKKVVLAYSGGLDTSIIIPWLKENYNNCEVIAVSGDVGQGTELDGLEEKAIKTGASKLYIEDLTEEFITDYVYPTVQAGAVYENQYLLGTSFARPIIAKRIAEIAIKEGADAICHGCTGKGNDQVRFELAIKAFAPDMQIIAPWRIWDIKSRDQEIDYAEAHNIPLKINRETNYSKDKNLWHLSHEGLDLEDPANEPQYEKPGFLELGVSPIQAPDKPTYVTIHFEKGIPTAVDGVKMGGKDLVAKLNELGGANGIGLADLVENRLVGMKSRGVYETPGGTILYKAHEILETITIDKETARMKSYIGIKFADIVYNGQWFTPLREALSAFVTETQKNVTGDVKLKLYKGNVINAGVTSPYTLYDEEVATFDEDDVYNQADSAGFINLFGLPIKVRAKLEQKRNNK, from the coding sequence ATGGCTAAAGAAATCAAAAAAGTTGTACTCGCTTACTCGGGCGGACTTGATACTTCTATCATCATTCCGTGGCTGAAGGAAAACTACAATAACTGTGAAGTTATCGCAGTTTCAGGCGACGTTGGACAGGGCACCGAGCTTGACGGTCTGGAGGAGAAGGCTATAAAGACAGGCGCTTCCAAGCTGTACATCGAGGATCTTACAGAAGAGTTCATCACTGATTACGTTTACCCCACCGTACAGGCTGGCGCTGTTTACGAGAATCAGTATCTGCTGGGTACTTCCTTTGCTAGACCTATCATCGCTAAGAGAATAGCTGAGATCGCTATCAAGGAAGGCGCTGACGCGATCTGCCACGGCTGCACCGGCAAGGGCAACGATCAGGTAAGATTCGAGCTGGCTATCAAGGCATTTGCTCCCGATATGCAGATCATCGCTCCCTGGAGAATCTGGGATATCAAGTCCAGAGATCAGGAAATCGACTATGCTGAGGCACACAACATTCCTCTGAAGATAAACAGAGAGACTAACTACTCCAAGGATAAGAACCTGTGGCACCTTTCCCACGAGGGTCTTGATCTTGAAGATCCAGCAAACGAGCCTCAGTACGAGAAGCCCGGTTTCCTGGAGCTGGGTGTATCTCCCATTCAGGCACCCGACAAGCCCACTTATGTTACTATCCACTTTGAAAAGGGTATCCCTACCGCTGTTGACGGCGTTAAGATGGGCGGCAAGGATCTCGTTGCAAAGCTGAACGAACTGGGCGGCGCTAACGGTATCGGTCTTGCAGACCTCGTTGAAAACAGACTTGTTGGTATGAAGTCCAGAGGCGTTTATGAAACTCCCGGCGGAACTATCCTGTACAAGGCTCACGAGATACTCGAGACTATCACCATCGACAAGGAGACCGCAAGAATGAAGAGCTACATCGGCATCAAGTTTGCTGATATAGTTTACAACGGTCAGTGGTTCACACCTCTGAGAGAAGCTCTGAGCGCATTCGTTACCGAAACACAGAAGAACGTTACAGGTGACGTTAAGCTGAAGCTGTACAAGGGCAACGTTATCAATGCGGGCGTTACTTCTCCTTACACCCTGTATGATGAGGAAGTTGCTACTTTCGATGAGGATGACGTTTACAATCAGGCTGATTCCGCAGGATTCATCAATCTGTTCGGTCTGCCTATCAAGGTTCGCGCTAAGCTTGAACAGAAGAGAAACAATAAGTAA
- a CDS encoding pentapeptide repeat-containing protein, giving the protein MSDKNPYFEPGFDKKVEISYDNLPNSSFEDVNLGGATFTNVNLKGSNFEDVNMDDTIFDNISMQNTRFTDMYMVNSRFLGVNISGSRFGCSIMNNVEFKNPDLKNSQFIHCDLTGVEISDCKIDGLKINGIDIQKLLEQHDKD; this is encoded by the coding sequence ATGTCAGACAAGAATCCTTACTTTGAACCGGGCTTCGACAAAAAAGTTGAGATATCTTACGATAATCTTCCCAATTCTTCTTTTGAAGACGTTAATCTGGGCGGTGCGACGTTTACAAATGTCAATCTGAAAGGCTCAAACTTTGAAGATGTCAACATGGACGACACAATTTTTGACAACATCAGTATGCAGAACACCAGATTCACCGATATGTACATGGTAAATTCCCGTTTCCTGGGCGTTAACATAAGCGGTTCGCGTTTTGGCTGTTCTATCATGAACAATGTTGAATTCAAGAATCCTGATCTGAAGAATTCTCAGTTCATACATTGTGACCTCACAGGTGTTGAGATCAGCGACTGCAAGATCGACGGTCTTAAGATCAACGGCATCGATATCCAGAAACTTCTGGAGCAGCACGATAAGGATTGA
- a CDS encoding C-GCAxxG-C-C family protein — translation MTHKDKALSLFSQGFHCSQAVLGAFAEELGISDELALSVSGSFGGGMRNGEVCGACTGALMAIGLKYRFTKADDIGSKEKNNTVTSEFMRKFKEKNGSFLCRELLGYDLSDPKQQAEAREKCMFTEFCPKMVASAVETAEELMNE, via the coding sequence ATGACACATAAAGACAAGGCTTTGAGTCTTTTTAGTCAGGGTTTTCATTGTTCTCAGGCTGTTCTTGGTGCTTTTGCAGAAGAGCTTGGTATAAGCGATGAACTTGCTCTCAGCGTCAGCGGAAGTTTCGGCGGCGGTATGCGGAACGGCGAAGTCTGCGGAGCCTGCACTGGAGCACTGATGGCGATAGGTCTGAAATACAGATTTACTAAAGCCGATGATATTGGCAGCAAGGAAAAGAACAACACTGTTACATCGGAATTTATGAGAAAATTCAAGGAAAAGAACGGCTCTTTTCTTTGCAGAGAGCTTCTTGGATATGATCTTTCAGATCCGAAGCAGCAGGCTGAGGCTCGAGAAAAATGTATGTTTACGGAATTCTGCCCGAAGATGGTCGCTAGCGCCGTTGAGACAGCAGAAGAACTTATGAATGAATAA
- the argH gene encoding argininosuccinate lyase, with amino-acid sequence MAGKMWAGRFTKEVDERVNDFNSSISFDHRMYKQDIEGSIAHATMLGECGIIDIEESKKIVEGLKGILADIDNGKLEFDPTAEDVHMFVEAELTSRLGDTGKRLHTARSRNDQVALDIRMNLKVETDEIIALVKELEQTILNMAEKHLTTVMPGYTHMQRAQPITFAHHLMAYANMLLRDLGRLEDCKKRLNIMPLGSGALASTTYPINRQRVCDILGFDEITQNSLDGVSDRDFCIELASAISMLMMHLSRFSEEIILWCSWEFKFVELDDAYATGSSIMPQKKNPDVTELIRGKTGRVYGDLNTLLVMMKGTPLAYNKDMQEDKEAIFDAVDTVKLCLKTFIPMLDTMTVLKENMRNAAARGFINATDCADYLVKKGMPFRDAYKITGTLVHTCIELGCTLETLPMEEYKKLTDTFDNDVYGAISLDTCVMQRKAVGGPAPESVKAQIAYVRERI; translated from the coding sequence ATGGCTGGAAAAATGTGGGCAGGACGTTTCACTAAAGAGGTAGACGAGAGGGTAAATGATTTTAATTCATCTATCTCATTCGACCACAGAATGTACAAGCAGGATATCGAAGGTTCTATTGCACACGCTACTATGCTTGGCGAGTGCGGTATAATCGATATTGAGGAGAGCAAAAAGATAGTTGAAGGTCTGAAGGGCATACTGGCTGATATCGACAACGGAAAACTGGAGTTTGATCCCACTGCCGAAGATGTGCATATGTTCGTTGAAGCTGAGCTGACTTCAAGACTTGGTGATACAGGCAAGAGACTTCACACTGCAAGATCGAGAAACGATCAGGTGGCACTGGATATAAGAATGAATCTGAAAGTTGAGACTGACGAGATAATCGCACTGGTAAAAGAGCTGGAGCAGACTATACTCAATATGGCAGAAAAGCATCTGACCACAGTAATGCCCGGATATACCCATATGCAGAGGGCTCAGCCCATAACTTTCGCACATCATCTGATGGCTTATGCGAATATGCTGCTGAGAGACCTGGGCAGACTTGAAGACTGCAAGAAAAGACTTAACATAATGCCTTTGGGCAGTGGCGCTCTGGCTTCGACTACTTACCCTATCAACAGACAGAGAGTATGTGATATACTTGGTTTTGATGAGATAACACAGAACTCGCTGGACGGCGTTTCGGACAGAGATTTCTGCATTGAGCTTGCATCTGCTATATCCATGCTGATGATGCACCTTTCAAGATTCTCAGAAGAGATAATACTCTGGTGTTCATGGGAGTTCAAGTTTGTTGAACTGGATGATGCCTATGCAACCGGTTCTTCCATAATGCCTCAGAAGAAAAATCCCGATGTTACCGAGCTTATCAGAGGTAAGACGGGCAGAGTTTACGGTGATCTGAATACTCTGCTGGTAATGATGAAGGGTACTCCCCTTGCATACAACAAGGATATGCAGGAAGACAAGGAAGCTATCTTTGATGCAGTTGATACCGTTAAGCTTTGTCTGAAAACATTTATACCCATGCTGGATACTATGACAGTTCTTAAAGAAAATATGAGAAACGCTGCTGCAAGAGGTTTCATTAACGCTACCGACTGCGCAGACTATCTGGTAAAGAAGGGTATGCCTTTCAGAGATGCTTACAAGATAACAGGTACTCTGGTACATACTTGTATCGAACTGGGCTGCACTCTTGAAACTCTGCCTATGGAGGAATACAAGAAGCTTACCGATACTTTTGATAATGATGTTTACGGAGCAATAAGCCTTGATACCTGCGTTATGCAGAGAAAGGCTGTGGGCGGTCCCGCTCCTGAATCGGTAAAGGCACAGATAGCGTATGTACGTGAAAGGATTTGA
- the argC gene encoding N-acetyl-gamma-glutamyl-phosphate reductase, protein MSNKFKVFIDGKAGTTGLKIYERLGKRDDIEILLIDEDKRKDSAERAKMINSADIVFLCLPDAAAKEAVALCTNPETRIIDASTAHRIDPAWDYGFPELSEKHRENIRKSKRVANPGCYASGFISLVYPLIQAGVLPEDYPVTCHAVSGYSGAGNKMINVIESDEKTFEMNSPRQYALGQQHKHLPEMQKICGMKYAPMFNPIVDDYYSGMVVSVPLVTRCLTKKYTPAEIHEIMTAHYAGQHFVKVMELGGTETLADGFLAANTLADTNNMQIFVCGNDDQILLCSRFDNLGKGASGAAMQNMNIMLGIDETTGLE, encoded by the coding sequence ATGAGCAATAAATTCAAGGTTTTTATAGATGGCAAAGCAGGAACTACAGGTCTGAAAATATATGAGAGACTTGGTAAGCGCGACGATATCGAGATACTGCTGATAGATGAAGACAAGCGCAAGGACAGCGCAGAACGAGCTAAGATGATAAACAGTGCGGATATTGTATTTCTCTGTCTCCCGGATGCAGCTGCTAAGGAAGCTGTTGCACTGTGTACTAATCCCGAAACAAGGATAATCGACGCTTCTACCGCGCACAGGATCGACCCTGCATGGGATTACGGTTTCCCCGAGCTTTCTGAAAAGCACAGAGAGAACATTCGCAAATCAAAGAGAGTTGCTAACCCCGGCTGTTATGCAAGCGGTTTCATATCTCTTGTTTATCCGCTGATACAGGCAGGTGTTCTGCCTGAGGATTATCCTGTAACCTGCCATGCGGTATCGGGTTACAGCGGTGCCGGCAACAAAATGATAAACGTGATCGAGAGCGATGAAAAGACCTTTGAGATGAATTCCCCCAGACAGTACGCACTTGGTCAGCAGCACAAGCATCTTCCCGAAATGCAGAAGATATGCGGCATGAAATACGCTCCCATGTTCAACCCTATCGTTGACGACTATTACAGCGGTATGGTAGTGAGCGTTCCTCTGGTAACAAGATGCCTGACAAAGAAGTACACTCCCGCGGAGATACACGAGATAATGACCGCTCACTATGCAGGTCAGCATTTTGTAAAGGTAATGGAACTTGGCGGCACAGAAACACTGGCTGATGGTTTCCTTGCGGCAAATACACTGGCTGATACCAACAATATGCAGATATTTGTATGCGGAAACGACGATCAGATACTGCTGTGTTCGAGATTTGACAATCTCGGAAAGGGCGCAAGCGGCGCTGCTATGCAGAATATGAACATCATGCTGGGCATTGATGAAACCACAGGTCTTGAATAG